The Acidobacteriota bacterium sequence AACGCGCTGTACTTCGAGGAACGGCTGATGAACGATTCGGCGCGCGTGCGCCTGGAGAGGCTCTCGGGTATGGAAGGCGGGGTCCTGGCGGACCTTGCCCTGTTCCGGCTGGCAGAACTGGACCTCGCCCGGAGCGACACGGCGGTCGCAGTTCAGAACATCGACCTGCTGGCCGAGCGGTTTCCCGACTCGTACTACCTGCCGTACGGGATGAAGATCAAGGCTGACATACTGGCGTTGGATCCTGAAACGCTGGATGAGGCCAGGGCGCTGTACGCGCTCCTGCTGGAAAATTACCCCGACTGTCCGTTCGTGTCCGACGTCCGTCGCCGCCTGCGGGAACTGGACGTCGATCGGAAGATCGGCTAATACTCCGCCAGTTTTTTCTGTCCCTGCTTCAGGGTATTGACTTCCTGCTCCAGGGAGAATATGCGTTTTTCGTAGTTCTCGAACTTCTGTTGCTTCATCTTGGTAGTCGTCCTGATCAGCAAGCCGAGCGAAATCAACATGAACACGACCGAGTTCACCTTGCGGAAGATTTCACCCATGCTGACAAGGGAGTCCACGAAGGCCAGTATTCCCAGGGCCAGCAATACTGCGCACCAGATAAGCATAGGTAGCGCCTCCGTTTTTTTGAGCCGGTGGCACGGCCCGCCGGTAAAATTATCACTGGTCTTGCCGTACCATTTGTTATATCTTCCGCTTCGCTGTCGCGGAAGGTTTATCCAGGGTATCGGAAGGGTGTGGCACTTGCTTTAGGAGGAGACGTTGCCCAACAGTATGCCGGTTGTCAGCAGGAGCTTCGATAGGACGAATGCCGTCCTGGCGGGCCTGGTGTTCGTGGCCGCCTTTGTCGTCTATTCGCTCACCGTGCAGCGGTCCCTCTCGTTCTGGGATTGCGGCGAATTTATAGCGTGTTCCTATACTCTCGGTATCCCTCACCCCCCCGGGACGCCGCTGTACATTCTGCTGGGGCGGGTTTTTTCGCTGATACCGATTGTCGGGGACATATCCTGGCGGGTAAACTACCTGTCGGTGCTCTCGTCGTCGTTCACGGCCATGTTCAGTTACCTGCTGGCAGTGCGATTGACCAGGCATTTCTCTGACCAGCGCGAGGACCACCGGCTTGGCCGGTACATCGCATACATCGGCGGCGTTGCCGGCGGTCTGTTTGTCGCCTTTTCCTACACCAACTGGACCAACTCGGTGGAGGCCGAGCCGCGCGCCGTGGCCGTGGCCTTCGCCGTGGCGATTGTCTGGATGGCGCTCCGCTACTTCGATCAGCGGGGAACCCTGAGGGCCACTCGGACCATGGTGCTGGCCATGTATCTGGCCCTGCTGGCCATCGGCGTGCACATGACCGTCTTTCTGGTGGTGCCGGTGTGCGCGATTTTCTTTGTCCTGAAACGGGAGGCTGAAGGCAAGCACTACCTGGCCATCTGCGGCTTTGCGATTCTGGAACTGTTGATGGTCACGCTGTTTGCCAACGGTCGCGGCGGTTTCCCGGTATTCCTGTCGCTGACGGCCCTGCTGACGGTTGTGCTCCTGGTCCTGCTTTACCGCAAGATCAACTGGGGCATTCTGATCGCCATCGGCTCAGCCTTCCCCATCATGCTGTCGTATAATCAGTACCTGAAACTGGGCCTCCCGCTCGGATTGGCAGCCATGATCGCACTGGCCTTCCTCTGCCGGTGGAAGGGGTGGAAGCTGCAGTGGAAGACGGGCCTGGTTATCATACTGCTCAGCTTTATCGGTCTGTCGGTGCACCTGTATGTCCCCATTCGCTCCGCGCATAATCCCCGTATCGACGAGAACAACCCCTCCCGCGACTTTCGGACCCTGATCGACTTCTTTGACCGTCGGCAGTACGGGCAGCAGTCGATGGCGGAGCGCATGTTCCATCGGCGCGGTGCCTGGGAGAACCAGTTGGGGCGGCACGCCAACATAGGCTTCTGGTCGTATTTTGAGATACAGTATTCGTCGGGTCGATGGGTCTTCGTGCCGTTTTTGCTGCTGGGGTTGATCGGGCTGTACGTGGCAATCAGCAAGCGGCTTGAGCTTGGCATGCCGTACCTGACGTTGTTTCTGCTGGCCTCGCTGGGGCTGGTGCTGTACATGAATTTCGCCGACGGCACCCGCTATGACGTAGCCACCAACGACGCCTACCTGGAGGTTCGCAACCGCGACTACTTCTTTACGCCGGCCTTCGTCTTTTTCGGCGTCGCCATGGGCATGGGCTTGTCGGCAGTGATTCGTTACCTCAGGGACCAGTTGGCGGGCCGGAACAGGAGTCGACAGAGAACGGTGGTGTACGCATGCGCGGTCCTGGCGCTGCTCCCGGCCATATCGCTGGCCAACAACTACCACTCGCGGGACCGGTCGAAAAACTTCATTCCGTACAACTACTCGTTCAACATTTTGAACTCCTGTCCGCCGAACGCGATTCTCTTTACGTCCGGTGACAATGACACTTTTCCCGTTTGGTGCGTCCAGGAGGTGTACAACTACCGCAAAGACGTTCGGGTCGTCAACCTGTCACTGCTGAACACCGACTGGTACGTCGAGCAGATGAAGAACCGGTACAATGTCCCGATGTCGCTGACCGATGAGCAGATCCTGTGGTACCCGGTGACGATCCGCGGCCGGGAGGTCAGCCTGCCCCGCAAGAGGTTCCACGATCGTCCTCGCGGACGGTACACCTACCTGCAGCGAATAGAGGGAGCGCGGGTGCAGGATATGATGGTCGATGAGATCGTCCTCGAGAATAAGTGGAAAGACCCGATCTGTTTCAGTTCTCTGCCCTACGCGGAGTCGCCGCTGAAGCTGAGGGATTATTCCGTGCTGCGCGGGCTGGTCTATATACTCAAACCGCCGCCCGTGGACACGCTGATAGACGCCGAAACGGGCTATGATCTGTACATGAACACGTACCGTTTTGACGGGTACGCGAACTCCGATGTCTATCGTGATGAGAACACGAGCGGTGTGTTCCAGGCGGTGGGTGTCAGCGCCGTGCGCATTCATGACGAGTTGTTGCTGCAGGGTGATACGACTCGCGCCGTCGCCGTTCTTGAACGCATGGTCGACGCCTACCCTGAGTACTGGCAAACGGGCATCACGCTGGCGGATTTCGCCTATGTCACGGGTGACACCGCCCGGGGCGACTCGCTTTTCTGGATGTTGCACGACACGCTGGAAGCGTTCCGGGCATCGAACCGTGAAAGCCTGTTTTACCTTCAGGATCTGGGCCTGGTGAAAGCCGAGCTTGGCCGCCGCAAGGGGGACGAACAGATGGTACAGGACGGGTTGCAACTGATGTGGGAGGCGTTTCGCGGCAATCTCAACAGTGCTATAGCCTTCCGGAAACTGGTTACTGCGCTGTCGCAGAACCGACGCTACGCGGAAATGCAGCAGGCCGCCCGGTTGTTCTCCGAATACAAAATCAACCTGACCGATCCGATATTGCGGCAACTGCTCGGGACAGCCGCGCCTCCGGGCAATCCGCGACCGGGCGGATAAGGGACAAGAGCCGCTCAACTGATTCAGCCCGCTTCACCGCATCCGGTGGGGCGGGTTTTTGCTGTAGCGTGGGTACACGTTCCGCGTGATTGTCGGCACGTCGTTGTAAGGCCGGCTCAGAGTCTTTGGCTTCAGTCGGAGAAGCGGTAGCCGGTGCGCCGGCGATACTTCCCGTCGAGGCGGTCCATCATCTTCTCAAGAACGAATTCCCTGCGCACGGTGCAGACGTCCGCATGGTGCCGGGTGACAATCCGGTTGACCTCGTCCTCGGTATAGACCCGGTTGGGTTCGAATTGCGCGAGAATGTATTCAAGCAGGTATTTGCGTTTGGAACGCTGGGCCGGGAGCCGCTCGACGTGGTCGTTCTTGACAAAGGCCGAAAGAACCTTGTCTTTCTTGCCCGCGGGCCGGGTGTTGGCGTGTTTCTGCAGCCATTGGAATACCGACTGTTCCGGTATCCGCCATTCTTTGCCCAGCTTGTAGGCGGATATCTCACCTGACTGAACCTTTCGGGCAATGACCTGCACGTTCATCTTGAGCTTTTGGGCCAGCTCCGCAGTCGTAAAGAACTCCGTCTCCTTGATCACACCTGCCGTGTATTCCATCCTGGATTCTCCCTGTTGTTACATGGATGACGGTCAATAAGCGGTCATTGGCCGTAGGATCAAGTATTTTTCAGTATTCTGTGGTAGTATGTTCACGGTTTTCGGAGTTCCGGCCTGGTTGCGTTGTTGGTGCCGGCCGGACCGAAGCATTGACACCGGCGCGTCCGTCGCCGTTATTCCCCGGTATGGCTGTCCTGATGTTCATCCTGCTGTGCCTGATCTGGGGTTCCACGTGGCTGGCCATCAAGATCGGTCTGACCGACGCTCCCCCTCTGGCCACGGCGGCGATTCGGTTTCTGGTCGCGCTCTTCATTCTCACCGGGCTGGTGGTGGTCCGAAGGCGGCCCTACCCTCGGCAGATCAGGACTATCGTGAGGCTGGGTTATCCAGGGGTTTACATGTACGGGTGCAGTTATGCGTTCGTGTACCTGGCCGAGCAGCACATAAGTTCGGCCCTGACAGCCGTGCTGTTCGGGTCGTTCCCGTTCTTTGTAGCGTTTCTATCGTGGGTAAGGTACCGGGCGGAACGATTGATTCCTGCGGCCTGGGTGGGGCTGGCCGTTGGCTTAGCGGGCGTAGTGTTGATCTCGTATGATTCGCTGCGGGTGTCCGGTGACCTTTTGCTCGGCACCGTTCTGGCCGTCGGAGGGGCCTTTGCGGCAGCCTACGGCGTGGTGATTCACAAGCGCTATCACGCCGGCCGCGACATCGTCGTGGCGGCTCACATCCAGATGATCTTCGGCGGGGTGCTGCTGATCCTGGCGTCGCTCCTGTTCGAGAACATAGGTGATTTCAGCCCCACACTCGCCACGGTCGGTTCGATTGTCTACCTCGCCGTAATTGGCACGGTGGTGGCCTTTCTGGCGTACTACTGGTTGCTGGCCCGTATCCGCGCCGTGAGCTTGTCGCTCATCGCGTTTGTCTCACCGCTTGTGGCCATCTTGCTGGGGGTTGTAGTCGCCGGTGAGACGCTGTCTCCGGTGATCGTTGTCGGCACCCTGTTCATTCTCTCAGGCATTATTCTGGTCGTGAGGAAATAACCGCAGCCGGCCCGACGGTGCCTGATGACGGTATCCGCCGGGCGGCGTTCAGCGGTCTATGCCGACACCGATTTCGAAGGTGCTGGGGTGGTCGGCGTCGGAAGCCGGACCGATCCAGCGCGTGCGGTTACCGGCATAGGCCTCCCGGTAGGTGTCGTTGCCGCCGCCGTCGACAAAGATACCCATCACGTGCAGGAACCGGCGCGCGCCGGCTGCCGAGGCGTTGGCCCGGCCAAGGGTGACTCCTGCCTGCGTGTTGTATACGTCATCGCCTGCATGATCCAGGAAGAGACCGATGCCGTTGGCGTTGCCGCCGCCGAGCGACAGATTGGGAACCGTGTACGTATCATCGCCCCCGCGCTCATTGAGGCATCCCACGGTGAAATCATGTCCGGCCCCTGCCGCCATGTTGTGAGTGGCCGTGTAAGAGTCGTTACCGCCGAAATCGTCAAGGTAACCCACACCGAAATGGGCGCCGGACCCCTGGACGTACCAGACACCCGAATAGTCGTCGTCGCCGCCCCCGTCAAGGAGCATGCCGACGGCAAACCAGTACGCGCATCCCTGGGCAAACAGCCCGGCGGAGTAACGGTCGTTGCCGGTTCCGTCGCAGAGAATGCCGACGCCGCCCGCCCAGCTGTGGCCGTCGATGTAATCGGCCCTCTTGCCGAACCCGACCCCCTGAGCCAGCGAGGCGTTATGCTCGGCTGTCTGCGGCGAGGGGTTGACAATGTCGGCGTCGTCCGCGACGTATCGGTCATCACCCTCGTAATTCACCAGCAGGCCGCACCCCCTGGTGTAGCCGAAGCCCTGTGACGACGAGAGGCAGAAAAGGGAATCGTTGCCGCTGCTGTCGGCCAGGATACCGATGCCGAACGCCGCCGCGCCCTGGCTGAACGTACGTGCCGCGTAGACGTCGTTGCCCTGAAGGTCCATGACGGCTCCGATACCGAACAGCCCGGCCCCCTGGGCCAGGTTTACCGCCTGGTAGTAATCATCTCCGGACAGATCAATCAGGACGGACATGCCGATGACGGCCCCGCCGATACCGGGTTTTGTGCTGTCGTTCGAGATATAGCGGTCGTTGCCGGCGACGTCGATGATGACCGTCAGCGGGTACTTGTCCGGGTAACCCGCCAGCCGGTAAACGTCGTTACCTCCGCCGTCGAAAATGATCAGCGGCGGGGCAAGGTAGTCGTATGTATCGTCGCCGGAGGTTCCGACCACGATCAGCCCCTTGCGGGTCTTGATCTCCACCTTGAAGGCCGGGAATGAGAGCAGTTCTACCGAATCCACCGCCCGCCGGGCAGCTTCGGCTATATCCTGAGCGCCCGCTATCATCCGGTTGAAATCAATCTTGTCGGCGAGTTCGTAGACGAGATCGTGGTACTCCGGCTCGTCCTCAACGAAGTACTCGTAGAGCCCCTGCCGGTACTTGCCCTTGTCGACCGGTTTCAATCCCCGTTTGAAGAAGGACTCGTCGTCGTCGGCGATCCGGTAGATCAGGTCGATGCGGCGGCGCAAAGCCCGGTACTGTGCGCCGACCAGGACGTTTTTGCTGCCGGTAATCGAGGGAACGGGAACCGAGTCCGGGTAGATAAGGTACGATGACAGTTGGTCCCCGATAAGGGAGCGAGAGATGGGGTGGTCTATCAGTCGGGCGGCGCGGGTAACCAGCGATGTGATATCGGTCACGTCATCGGTGAGCGCCTCGAGGTTGACTTCTCCGTGCCGCAGCAGCTTCAAGGGGTGCCGGTGGAACAGGGTGAAACAGGTAAGCCGCCACCGATCGCCTCCCCAGGTGGCCATCTCGTCCTGGTCGAACCGGATATCCTCGGCCGTTTTCCCTACCTGTTGCAGAGCACTGTCCAACAGGGGCAGGAGTGCATCCGAAGCTGAGGTTGTCGTCAGGTCACCGCTGTGAAGGCTGGCGGCGGCCAGAAGCAGAGCCAGGCCGGTCAATAAACGTCTCATGCCGATTCCCCCGGGTTTGAGTTTGCGGCCGCAAGATAGACGATCGGGCCGTCAGCCGGAAACACTTTTTGCGCACGGGGCGCCGTAACCCCTTGCCTTACCGGCGGGAAGTAGTACATTATGTGAAATCGTTCACTTGTACGTTTCTCCGGTGAGCGGCGGAATCGGCATGGGAGGATGAAATGAAACTGGATACACTTCGCAGGATGGTCAAAGACAGAGAGATCGAGTTTCTGGATCTGAAATTCTGTGACCTGCCCGGCCGCTGGCATCACCTGACGCTGCCGGCTTCGTCGTTAAAGGCCAGCCTGTTCTCGGACGGGGTGGGAGTCGACGGTTCCTCGGTGCCGGGCTGGGCCTCTATTGAGCGCGGCGACATGATTATGCGGCCGGACCCGGCGACCGCGTTCGTCGACCCGTTCTTCGAGCGTCCGACGCTGTCGATGATCGGCAACATCGTGGCCACGGGAAAGAAGATGGAACCCTATTCTCGCGATCCGCGACGAGTGGCAGCCGACGCCGAGAGATTCCTGGCGAAAACGCTGAAGGGAAGCACAATAGTTCTTGGGCCTGAGTTCGAGTTCTACGTTTTTGATCGGGTGAATTTCTTTCAGGGTTCGGCGGCGGGATTCTACGAACTGTACTCAGATGAAGCGCAGTGGCACCCGGGCGAGGACGAAGAGAATCTCGGATACAAGATTCCATACAAGAAAGGATACCACGCGGCTCCACCGAGGGACCGAACGTACAACCTCCGCTCAGAGATCTGTGCCCTTCTGGCCGACGTCGGTATTCCCATAAAATATCACCATCACGAGGTTGGCGGCGGCGGGCAGCATGAGATCGAGGTGGACTTTGACACCCTGCTGAGAATGGCAGACAAGTCGATGCTGGTCAAATACGTGGTGAAGAACTACACCTTCAGCCAGAACCAGTCGGCTACGTTCATGCCCAAACCGCTGTTCGACGAGCCGGGGTCCGGCCTGCACGTTCACCAGTACCTGGCCGGTGCCGGGGGTTCGCTTTTTTACGGGAAAACGGGCCCGGCGCAGCTATCCGAGCTTGGCCGGCACTACATCGGCGGCCTGCTCAAACACGTCGATTCCATGGTGGCGTTCTCAAATCCTTCCACCAATTCCTTCAAACGCCTGATCCCCGGTTTCGAAGCCCCGGTGGCCGGTACGTACTCGGTGGCCAACCGGACCGCCTGTGTTCGTATTCCGGGTTACCAGCGCGACCCTAAAACGATGCGCATCGAGTTTCGGACCGGCGACGGAACGATGAACGCCTACCTGGCCTATGCGGCTATGCTCATGGCCGGTCTGGATGGGATCCGCAACAAGATAGACCCCGGTCTGCCCCTGGACAAGAATCTCGATGCTATGTCTGCTGAAGCGCTGGCCCGGATTCATCACCTGCCCGCTTCACTTGAAGAGGCCCTGGACGCCCTGGAGGCCGACCACGATTACCTGCTAAAGGGAGGCGTGTTTACCGAGGATCTGGTTGAAAGCTGGGTGGCCATCAAGCGACGGGAGATTCTCGACATCAACAAACGGCCCACCCCGTACGAGTTCGAGAGATACTACGACGCCTGATCCGGTCGCCGGTGGACCACCCCGCACGAAGCCTGGGCTTTCGGCAGCACGATCACCTCGGCGATGTTGACGTGCGCGGGGCGACCGGCAACCCATAGTACCGCCTCGGCAATGTCGTCTCCGGACAAGGGAACCAGCCCGTCGTAGACCTTCCCGGCCCGGGCGGCATCACCACGGAACCTGACGAGCGAGAACTCCGTCTCGACCATGCCGGGATCGACGGTTGAAACACGGATGGGGGTATCGACGAGGTCAATCATCATTGCCTTGGTGAGCGCCGTCACCGCGTACTTGGTGGCGCAGTATACGTTGCCGCCGGGGTATACCTCGTGACCGGCGATCGATCCGATGTTGATGACGTGTCCCCTGCCCCTCCTGACCATGCCGGGGATAACGGCCCTGCTGACGTAAAGCAACCCCTTGACGTTGGTGTCAATCATTTCCTCCCAGCTCTCCGGGTTGCCTTCGTGCAGCTTCTCCAGGTCACGTGACAAGCCGGCGTTGTTCACGAGGACGTCGATGGCGGCCCAGGGTTCCGGCAGTTGCGCCACGGTTTTCTCCACCGTCGCCCGGTTCCGGACGTCGAGTTGCACCAGATGACTTTCGGTCGGCAGCCTGGAGGCCAGTGATTCAAGGCGGTCCATGCGCCGTGCCGCCAGAATAAGCCTGGCCCCTGCCTCGGCGAACTTGCGTGCCGTGGCCTCACCGATACCGGACGAAGCGCCTGTGATAAGAATAATCTTGTCGCGCAGTGCGGTCATCGCGTTTCCTTTCCACTTTGAACGTTGGCCGGAATGTATGAGCCGGGCGGCATGATGTCAATTCGCGAGACCGCGGTGATCAGCAAGCCGGCGCTGACGATGCGGACCCGGCTGCGCGCCGGTTAATCATCTGTTCAAACTTTGCACAACCGCCCAGTAGACCCTGCCCCAGTACCTGTAGAGGCGTAACCATATTCTGCACCGGATTTGCGTTTTTGGGTCCGGCGGACGTCGGCGCGTGCTTCGTAACACATTGTGAGAGAACAAAATAAGGTTAGTCAAAGATGCTGTCTACCGGTTCGGGTGACTGGCATACATTCTGCAATATGCAGCTCGGAGAACCTGTAAACATCCGGCCGTTTCTGCCCGATACATAGTCATGACGTCATGACCTTGATCATTGGCTGTCGGGCAACCGGGCCGGGAAAGGGACAGGCAATGACCAAGAGCAGGAAGAAGAAAAACGGGTTGCCCAAGAAGACGTACTGGCACCTGTACAGTCTGCAGGGTGTGGCCTCGGACAAGCTGGTACGAATTGTGAACAAGGTGCTCAGAAGGGAATATATCCTGATAAAGTAGCCGGGCACTTTTTCCTTGACAGTCGGTACGATGAGCCGGTACCATTGGCAACGATAGTCAACCGGTCCTTCAGGGTACCCGATGTTTTTGTCTCTTGGTGCCGCCTGTCGGATATAATAGTATGCGCAGTAAGAAGTTAACATTCATGGTCATCCCGGATTCCTCCGGGACATCCAGAGAACTCCAGGTCCCGGTCGTACTCCTGTACGCCGCCGGAGCCTTTGTCGCGGTTCTCCTCGTGGTGAGTTTCTTCCTGGCGGGCGAGTTTTTCGGAGATCGTGTCACTCAGGAAGAACTGGCCCAGTTGCGTACGGAGAACCGTCAACTGATGACCAAGTACGAACAACTGCGCTGGGATCTGGCCGAAACGGACGCGCGCTATGGCGAACTCGTGGAAAAGGAGATCATGATCAGAACGATGTTCGATCTCCCGGACATCAGCGTCGAGGAGCGGCAGCTGGGTATCGGCGGTCCAACCTCACCATCGTTTGCCGAGATGAGTGAGTCGCAGCAGGAGGCCTACGGCACCGAGGTGGAGGTAGATCGCCTGCTGCGCGTTTCCCGGTTTGAGTTGGAGAAATTCGGCGAAGTGGAGAAAGAACTCAGGGGTCTCAAGGATCGGCTTGACCATACTCCGTCCATTTGGCCCACAAAGGGCTGGAATTCCCGCGGGTACGGGATGAAGTACGACCCGTTCACCGGCTACAAGCAGTTCCACCGAGGTATAGATGTCGCCAACCGTACCGGCACCGCCATCATAGCAGCCGCCGACGGTAAGATTCGAAGCGCCGGCCGGGCGGGCGGCATGGGCAAGATGATTGTGGTCGATCACGGTTACGGTTTCGTGTCGAGGTATGCGCACCTTTCCGAGATCGCGACCCAACGGGGGACCAGAATCAAGCGCGGCGATGTCATCGGGTATATGGGCTCGACCGGATATTCCACCGGCCCCCACCTGCACTACGAGGTCTGGCGTAACGGTAAGGCGCTGAACCCCCGCGACTTCATCCTCAACGACATGTAGACCGCCGACGGTCGGTGGTTACTCTGCAACGCCCGATCGGGCGTTTTTTTTTGCCCCGGGGGCAATAATCGACTTGCCAACGCTCCCGGATATTACTACTTAATAGAGTAGTTTACTCCATTTTGTGTCGCCGGGGCGGACCGTGAGCGGAGGATAAGATTATGACAACGGGAAACGAGGCATTGGGCCGGGCCGAAGAGACGGGGCGGGTCGACGACGAGGTTTGTGTCCGGAGGCTGATCGCGCGCTTCAAGGAAGGTGACAAGGGAGCCTTCGACGAGATTGTCAAGCAGTATCGCAAGCAGGTGGCGGCGCTGGCGTACCGGGTCGTCGGTGATTACGATGAAGCGGCCGACGTCGTGCAGACCGTGTTTGTCAAGATGGCCCGCAATATCTCGCGATATGACGAGAGGAAGAAATTCTACACGTGGCTGTACCGGATCACGGTAAACGCGTCAATTGACCATATGCGTAAGCATCAGCGACATCGACACGAGTCGATCGAGAACCTGCACGACAGCCTGGAGAGCTCTGCGGCGGATCCGGAATGGTCCCATCGCCGCCGTCAGCTGAAGGCCCACATCGAGAGGGCCGCCGGCACTCTCAATGAGAAACAGCTCTCGGCCTTTATGCTCCGCGACGTGGAAGGCTGCACGGTGGACGACGTGGCCAGCATCATGGAAATGCCTGAGGCGACCGTCCGCTGGTATCTGCATCGCGCCAGGGCCAAGATCCGCAAGGAACTGCTGCGCCGCTGCCCCCAGTTGCTCATTCTGATGGGTATCAGATAGGCTGGTCTTTTGCTGAACCGGTTGCGACCGGAAGTGTTATATTGGCAATCATGACCAAGAGCGGTGAAGTGACTCTCAGAATTGAGGGTATGCATTGTGCCGGCTGCGTTCGCAGCATCGAGCACGGAATCTCCCAACTGCCCGGGGTAAGCGAGTGCCGTGTCAATCTGGCTATTGGTTCGGCAGCCGTGGTCTATGACGTCGACCGCTTGGATGAGAAGGCAATCATCGGGCGCGTCGCGGAGCTTGGGTACTCGGCCACCGCCGGCAAATTCGATCTTCTGCGTGCCAATGAGCAGGAGGCGGAATCCGCCCGGCGGAGCTTTGTGCTGGCGGCGGTTTTATCCGCGCCCCTGGTTGTATTGGCGATGTGGCCCATGTTTACCGGCGGGCCGGTTCACTCCCTGCCTGTAGATACGCTGGCCCAGGCGCTTCTGGCAGCCGTCGTTCTGCTGTACGCGGGGCGAGGCATCCTTGCCGACGCCATTCGCCAGGCGATCCGTTTCCGGGTAAACATGAATTCGCTCATTGCCATGGGGACTTTGGCGGCCTACGGGTGGTCGATTTACGCCTTCACACAGGTGTCCGCCGGCAGACCGGCACCGTTGTATTTCGAGTCGGCCGGGATGATCGTAACGCTGATTCTGCTGGGCCGTTACCTGGAAGCCCGGGCCAGGCGGAAAGCCGGTGCGGCAATCCAGTCTTTACTAAGGCTTCGCCCGGCGGCGACTACCGCGATCATTGACGGTGCTGAGGTCCAGATGGCTGCAGCCGACGTTGGGCCGGGCATGGTGCTGCTGGTCAGGCCGGGCGAGCGGCTGCCGGCCGATGGCTCGGTGCTCGAAGGCAATCCATCCGTTGACGAGTCGTTGTTGACCGGGGAATCTATGCCCGTGGAAAAGCGGGCTGGAGATGGAGTCCTTGGGGGAGCGCTTAACGGTAACAGCCCGTTTAAAATGACGGTAACCTCGGTCGGCGAGGACAGTTTCCTGGCGAACGTGATCCAGCTGGTCGCCGAGGCGCAGTCAAAAAAGGCCCCGGTGCAAAAGCTGGCTGACCGGGTGGCGGCGGTATTTGTGTTGGCCGTAATGGGCGTGGCTCTTATTACGCTCGCGCTCTGGCTCTGGCTGGCTCCGGGGCATCCGATGCTGGTGCAGTCGGTAATCTCGGTGCTGATCATCGCCTGTCCCTGCGCTCTCGGTCTGGCCACTCCGACGGCCGTGCTGGCCGGTACCGGCCGTGCCGCCCGCGAGGGAATTATTATCAAAGGCGGCGACGTCCTCGAAAGGCTGACCACGATTGACACCGTTGTGTTTGACAAGACCGGTACTCTCACTGACGGTCGGCCGGACGTCGTGGCGGTACGGACCTTTGGACACCTCTCGGAGCAAAGCATGATACGGGTCGCCGGTTCGCTGGAAGCAGGCTCGGAGCATCCGGTGGGAGCGGCGATTGCAAGGTACATGAGGGGGCGGCAGGTCGAGCCGTGCGTGATCAGGAACGCCTTAGCCAGACCGGGGTACGGCATGACCGGCGAGTT is a genomic window containing:
- a CDS encoding heavy metal translocating P-type ATPase; this encodes MTLRIEGMHCAGCVRSIEHGISQLPGVSECRVNLAIGSAAVVYDVDRLDEKAIIGRVAELGYSATAGKFDLLRANEQEAESARRSFVLAAVLSAPLVVLAMWPMFTGGPVHSLPVDTLAQALLAAVVLLYAGRGILADAIRQAIRFRVNMNSLIAMGTLAAYGWSIYAFTQVSAGRPAPLYFESAGMIVTLILLGRYLEARARRKAGAAIQSLLRLRPAATTAIIDGAEVQMAAADVGPGMVLLVRPGERLPADGSVLEGNPSVDESLLTGESMPVEKRAGDGVLGGALNGNSPFKMTVTSVGEDSFLANVIQLVAEAQSKKAPVQKLADRVAAVFVLAVMGVALITLALWLWLAPGHPMLVQSVISVLIIACPCALGLATPTAVLAGTGRAAREGIIIKGGDVLERLTTIDTVVFDKTGTLTDGRPDVVAVRTFGHLSEQSMIRVAGSLEAGSEHPVGAAIARYMRGRQVEPCVIRNALARPGYGMTGEFDGHRVVLGSRSLMDAEGVNFGPSLLPGTREMELGRTVVYAAIDGNVVGTISLADRLRGDARELIAHLKDGRRRVSMITGDNRRTAEGIARSLGLEEYEAEIKPDQKKLIVQSYRRAGYRVAMVGDGINDAPALAEADVGVAIGSGADVAMETADVVLVRDDLMSIQKMFTLARLSLRVIKQNLFWAFFYNSVAIPVAAGVFYPLIGLTLSPMIAAAAMSLSSVFVVLNSVRLNTVEL
- a CDS encoding RNA polymerase sigma factor: MTTGNEALGRAEETGRVDDEVCVRRLIARFKEGDKGAFDEIVKQYRKQVAALAYRVVGDYDEAADVVQTVFVKMARNISRYDERKKFYTWLYRITVNASIDHMRKHQRHRHESIENLHDSLESSAADPEWSHRRRQLKAHIERAAGTLNEKQLSAFMLRDVEGCTVDDVASIMEMPEATVRWYLHRARAKIRKELLRRCPQLLILMGIR